The Candidatus Zymogenus saltonus nucleotide sequence CGAGACCCTGAAGCAAAGCCCGAAAGGCGTCCTCTCGCCCGCGAAGATTGCCATTCCCCTGGGGGCCGCCGTCGCCTTCGGATTTATCCTGGAGGGGGTCTCCGCCCTGATACCGCTGTATCTTAAGGAGATAAAATTCCCGCCGAAGAGCATGGGATACATAGTCACCGCCTTTCAGCTTGGGGCTATACCCCTCCAGTATCCACTATGTTTCATCGCGGACAAGTTCGGGAAAAGGCGTTACCTGGCCACGATATACATACTGATCGGAATCGGCTTCTTTACGATCCCCCTGTTCTCGGCGATGAAAATCTTTTTGGTGCTCTCCTTTCTAATCGGCGGGGCTATCAGCTCCATCCATCCGGTCGGGATGGCCATCGCGGGAGACGACGTTAAAAAGGACGAATATTCCCAGGCGGCGGCCTATATGTCTATAGGGTTTTCTATGGGCGCGATATTCGGCCCATATATCCTCTCCCTTGCGATGGACACCTTCGGATACGAGTACCTCTTTTACACATCGGGGACGGTGCTCGTCCTCCTCTCGCTCCAGCCGATAGTGAGCGTTCTGAACAGATCTTAAGATTAAGGCTTCATCCGAAAGGTCTTTTTCAAGGCCGGTGTCGACAACAGAGTCAAGACCTCCGGCCGATGAAGAGCAGCCGCGGGTTCCTCGACAAACAGGTCTGATCATTTCCGACAGACGAGAAACGGGAGGTCCCTCAGTCTTATAAGGAGCTTTATGTCGAAGCCCTCCTTTGTCTTGAGGTGGGCTTTGAGGATATTTCCCTTTGCGGAGATATGCCTCACCGAAAAGAGCTCGGAAAAGGGCGTAAGCCCGGAGAGGCCCCTCCCCCTCCTCAACCCGTCCTTGAGGAGGTCCTCGTCCCTCTCGGCCGATTCTTCGTCCGGATAGTAGATGACCAGGATTATGTCCTGCTCCTTTCCCGTCTCGGCAGGGCGGATGCCGAAGGCGAAATAGGTATAGGGCGAGAGGTGATAATCGGGAAGCCCCCATTCATCCGGGCTTCTGCTCATCAGGGAGTTTTCCCCGTAGAGTTCCGTTGCCGTCACCGCCGAAGAGATGTAGAGGGATGTCACGTCTCCCGCCTCCTCGACTATCGTCGAGATCTCCTTGTCGCCGGAGAGTATTCCGTTGTCGAAGCCGTCTATGTAGTCCTTCAGGAGGTCGATCGTCGGCGCGTGGGCTATGGTGTTCCTGTTTACGAAGGTGAGGTTTGAAAAGGTGAGGGGAAGCCCGCCCATCATGAGGGCATTGGTCAGGGGGAGCGAGTAGAGGGTGTGGCCCCGGTAATCCTCCGCGCGATAATGGTATTCGATCAGGCGTTTCGTTATCGCCTTTCGGTCAAAGTCCCCAGTAACGACCATCACCGAGTGGGCATCCGTCCTTGCCACAATCTTTGTCGCGAAGCCGCTTGGGTCAAAGCCCAGGGAGGCGTTTTCCGAGAGGAGGAAGGACATCTCCCCCATGGAAAAAATGAAGCTGTCCACCTCGGAAAAAAAAGCGATCTTGTCTCTCATGGGTGATGAGTGACGGACCTCGTTAAGACCGAGGAGCGTTTTCGCCCTAATCAGGTTTGAATACTCGATGGATTGGTATTTCCTCATCGGGACGGCCGAAAAGGGATTTAAGACCTTTTCTTTCGGGGGAGTGCAGGATACGGCGAATATTGAGGTAAGAAGGAGGGCGGCACATAAGCCGATATGGTATCTGGGTCGATACGGCGTGAAGCGGGTCGCCTCTCCCGCTTCGCTCGATGCCGCACCCCTTCTCTTTGACCACAGCCGTTGCAAAAAGCCGCTCTGTTGCATGGGCGTGTCCTCTTCGTAGTCGATCTTTATGTAAATATACCGACTGCTTCCGAGGGGAGACCGCTCAGTATCGGGTTTTTGGGAGGCGGATGGATCTTTATAAATTCCCCCCTCGACTTATATATATGCTACCATTGGAAGCGTCTTTTAGTCAACGTTTTATATGAGGGTTTTGAATAGATATTATATCGCTCAAAAAACGCCCCTCCGTTTCGTTGACGACTTATTGGCAAAATATTTTTTGACAACTCGGCCCAATAGAGATAACATGTTAGGCCGATTCTTTGGGTTAAGG carries:
- a CDS encoding MFS transporter — translated: MTQNEYENNAEDHRIVKLIPLFVAISVLGLTLGLTLPVLSLAMDRVGASVTLIGLNTLFANLAALITASLTPVVITKVGGKRLIAWGLIFAGLTLTLFAFSTDIPSFFVFRIANGFSFGFIFVATETFVISMSSPERRARNMGIYGMAMATGGAFGPAIGFTLFEKSPGLPFLTGGAICLVSIIIFLLLFRPTETLKQSPKGVLSPAKIAIPLGAAVAFGFILEGVSALIPLYLKEIKFPPKSMGYIVTAFQLGAIPLQYPLCFIADKFGKRRYLATIYILIGIGFFTIPLFSAMKIFLVLSFLIGGAISSIHPVGMAIAGDDVKKDEYSQAAAYMSIGFSMGAIFGPYILSLAMDTFGYEYLFYTSGTVLVLLSLQPIVSVLNRS